The following proteins come from a genomic window of Micromonospora echinofusca:
- a CDS encoding ABC transporter permease yields MGRYLLRRLLQLVPVFIGTTFLIYWLVWSVPGDPFAGKCGERRCPDAFVNKMTEQFKLDEPLIVQYGNYMKNLFQGDFGQTFNNRDIGEIIATAYPNTLKLALVALAIEAVIGLTAGVLTGLRRNGFLDNLVLVSSLFLIALPIFVIGFVAQWLLGVQWGIVKPTVSSEMRLSELIVPGFVLGSASMAYIARLARTSIAENRRADYVRTAIAKGLPMRRVVGIHLLRNSLIPVVTLLGTDLGALMGGAIVTEGIFQINGIGRQVYRAIVTKESATVVSIVVVLVLVYLVMNLLVDLLYAALDPRIRYE; encoded by the coding sequence ATGGGCCGTTATCTGTTGAGACGGCTACTCCAACTCGTTCCGGTCTTCATCGGGACGACGTTCCTGATCTACTGGCTCGTGTGGTCGGTGCCAGGCGATCCCTTCGCCGGCAAGTGTGGCGAGCGACGCTGCCCCGATGCCTTCGTCAACAAGATGACCGAGCAGTTCAAGCTCGACGAGCCGCTGATCGTGCAGTACGGCAACTACATGAAGAACCTGTTCCAGGGTGACTTCGGGCAGACGTTCAACAACCGGGACATCGGCGAGATCATCGCCACGGCGTACCCGAACACCCTGAAGCTGGCGCTGGTGGCGCTGGCCATCGAGGCGGTCATCGGCCTCACCGCCGGTGTGCTCACCGGCCTGCGCCGCAACGGCTTCCTGGACAACCTGGTCCTGGTCTCCAGCCTCTTCCTGATCGCGCTGCCGATCTTCGTCATCGGCTTCGTGGCCCAGTGGCTGCTCGGCGTGCAGTGGGGCATCGTCAAGCCGACGGTCTCCAGCGAGATGCGGCTCTCCGAGCTGATCGTGCCCGGCTTCGTGCTGGGCAGCGCCTCGATGGCGTACATCGCCCGGTTGGCCCGCACGAGCATCGCGGAGAACCGCCGCGCCGACTACGTGCGCACCGCGATCGCCAAGGGTCTGCCGATGCGCCGGGTGGTCGGAATCCACCTGCTGCGCAACTCGCTCATCCCGGTGGTGACGCTGCTCGGCACCGACCTCGGCGCCCTGATGGGCGGCGCGATCGTCACCGAGGGCATCTTCCAGATCAACGGGATCGGCCGCCAGGTCTACCGCGCGATCGTCACCAAGGAGAGCGCTACCGTTGTCTCCATCGTGGTGGTCCTGGTGCTCGTCTACCTGGTGATGAACCTGCTGGTCGACCTGCTCTACGCCGCCCTGGACCCGAGGATCCGCTATGAGTGA
- a CDS encoding ABC transporter permease has protein sequence MSDPSSASIVSTPPAQAPDEIGAPTNAGLPENARKEKPRGLLGDAWRDLRRKPLFWISATFILIFMLMTAFPSLFSSGDPENGNLQNSLVGPSSEAWFGYDFQGRDVFARVIYGARASIVVSLLSVLGVLLFGGAMGIVAGYRGGWVDALLSRIADVFFGLPFVLGAIVILTTFNGSGTSNSKAEIMALVSISLIVLGWPVVMRLMRSSVLATKEADYIVAARALGAGTGRIILKHLLPNCLAPLLVYGTILVGSYIGAEATLSFLGVGLKSPVVSWGIMINEAQNLLRVAPYLLFFPAGFLVAAVLSFVMLGEAVREALDPKLR, from the coding sequence ATGAGCGACCCGAGTTCCGCCTCGATCGTCAGCACGCCGCCCGCGCAGGCCCCCGACGAGATCGGGGCGCCGACCAACGCCGGCCTGCCGGAGAACGCCCGCAAGGAGAAGCCGCGCGGCCTGCTCGGCGACGCGTGGCGCGACCTGCGGCGCAAGCCGCTGTTCTGGATCTCCGCGACGTTCATCCTCATCTTCATGCTGATGACCGCGTTCCCCTCGCTGTTCAGCTCCGGCGACCCGGAGAACGGCAACCTGCAGAACAGCCTGGTCGGCCCGTCGTCGGAGGCGTGGTTCGGCTACGACTTCCAGGGCCGCGACGTCTTCGCCCGGGTGATCTACGGCGCCCGCGCGTCCATCGTGGTGTCTCTGCTCTCCGTGCTCGGCGTGCTGCTCTTCGGTGGCGCGATGGGCATCGTCGCGGGCTACCGGGGCGGCTGGGTGGACGCGCTGCTCTCCCGCATCGCCGACGTCTTCTTCGGTCTGCCGTTCGTGCTGGGCGCCATCGTCATCCTGACCACCTTCAACGGGTCGGGCACGAGCAACAGCAAGGCCGAGATCATGGCCCTGGTGAGCATCTCGCTGATCGTGCTGGGCTGGCCGGTCGTGATGCGGCTGATGCGCTCCTCGGTGCTGGCCACCAAGGAGGCGGACTACATCGTCGCCGCCCGCGCGCTGGGCGCCGGCACCGGCCGGATCATCCTCAAGCACCTGCTGCCGAACTGCCTCGCGCCGCTGCTTGTCTACGGGACGATCCTGGTCGGCTCGTACATCGGCGCCGAGGCGACGCTGTCCTTCCTGGGCGTCGGCCTGAAGAGCCCGGTGGTCTCCTGGGGCATCATGATCAACGAGGCGCAGAACCTCCTGCGCGTGGCGCCCTACCTGCTCTTCTTCCCCGCCGGGTTCCTCGTCGCCGCCGTCCTGAGCTTCGTGATGCTCGGTGAGGCGGTCCGCGAGGCCCTCGATCCGAAACTCCGCTAG
- a CDS encoding ABC transporter ATP-binding protein: MSEQSAAGASGRPSGRLLEVEDLRVEFRTRDGIAKVINGVTYHVDAGETLAVLGESGSGKSVTAQTIMGILDTPPGYVTGGQVRFHGKDMLAMSFEERRRIRGEGIAMIFQDALSALNPVFTVGFQIAEQFRVRRGMSRADAKKRAIEMLDQVKIPNAKGRFSSYPHQFSGGMRQRAMIAMSLALDPEVLIADEPTTALDVTVQAQIMDLLAELQRERQMGLILITHDLGVVADVADRIAVMYAGRIVEEADVYDLYAKPAHPYTIGLINSIPRLDEKGQQLRTIKGLPPNLMNIPPGCPFNPRCPMAQPVCREKVPPLLQVGSGRASACHFAEELVNRD, translated from the coding sequence GTGTCCGAGCAGTCCGCGGCCGGTGCGTCCGGCCGCCCCTCGGGCAGGTTGCTCGAGGTCGAAGACCTCCGGGTGGAGTTCCGCACCCGGGACGGCATCGCCAAGGTCATCAACGGGGTCACGTACCACGTCGACGCGGGGGAGACCCTCGCCGTGCTCGGCGAATCCGGCTCCGGTAAGAGCGTCACCGCGCAGACCATCATGGGCATCCTCGACACGCCGCCCGGCTACGTCACCGGCGGCCAGGTCCGCTTCCACGGCAAGGACATGCTCGCCATGTCCTTCGAGGAGCGGCGCCGCATCCGCGGCGAGGGCATCGCGATGATCTTCCAGGACGCGCTCTCGGCGCTGAACCCGGTCTTCACCGTCGGGTTCCAGATCGCCGAGCAGTTCCGGGTGCGGCGCGGCATGAGCCGGGCCGACGCGAAGAAGCGCGCGATCGAGATGCTCGACCAGGTCAAGATCCCGAACGCCAAGGGGCGGTTCAGCAGCTACCCGCACCAGTTCTCGGGCGGTATGCGGCAGCGCGCGATGATCGCGATGTCGCTCGCCCTGGACCCGGAGGTGCTGATCGCGGACGAGCCGACCACCGCGCTCGACGTGACGGTGCAGGCGCAGATCATGGACCTGCTCGCCGAACTCCAGCGGGAGCGGCAGATGGGCCTGATCCTGATCACCCACGACCTCGGCGTGGTCGCCGACGTCGCGGACCGGATCGCGGTGATGTACGCGGGCCGGATCGTCGAGGAAGCCGACGTCTACGACCTGTACGCCAAGCCGGCGCACCCGTACACGATCGGCCTGATCAACTCGATCCCGCGGCTCGACGAGAAGGGGCAGCAGCTCCGGACGATCAAGGGTCTCCCGCCGAACCTGATGAACATCCCGCCGGGCTGCCCGTTCAACCCGCGCTGCCCCATGGCGCAGCCGGTCTGCCGGGAGAAGGTCCCGCCGCTGCTGCAGGTCGGCTCCGGCCGGGCCAGCGCCTGCCACTTCGCCGAGGAGCTGGTGAACCGTGACTGA